The Aedes albopictus strain Foshan chromosome 2, AalbF5, whole genome shotgun sequence region CTATCGACGTGTGTATTTGTTTGTCTGTGCTGCCGAATTTTCATCCCGGCTCCATTGCAGTCGCTTCTATCGGTTGATCAGTAGCAATTTGGTTGAGTGATTGGCTAGTTTTGATATTATCGGAAGATGTCTCCAATAACTTTGTACACTACACGGCGTACTCCGGCCGGTCGAGCTGTGGAGATCACCGCCAAGTTAATTGGCGTCGAATTGGACGTCAAGTTTATTGATTTGTCCAAGAAGGAACATTTgactgaggaatttttgaaggttggTTTGAGATTGTTTGAAAGCTTGAGAGTTCAGGTGATTAATAGAGTTCCGTTTCTAGTTGAACCCTCAACATACAGTGCCAACGATCGTCGATAACGGAGTGGCTCTGTACGACAGTCACGCGATCATCGTCTACCTGGTGCAGAAATACGCCAAAGATGACGCCCTGTATCCGAAAGATCTGGTGACGCAAGCTCGCGTCAACGCATTGCTGCATTTCGAGTCGGGCATTTTGTTTGCTCGACTTCGAGGAACGTTGGAACCCATCTTCTACCATGGGTTCCCGGAGGTTCCACAGGACAAACTGACTGCCATCCACGGAGCGTATGACCTGTTGGAGGCTACGCTGCAGTCCGACTACCTGGTTGGCAACTCGCTGACACTCGCCGATGTCAGTTGCAGCACATCGCTATCCACACTGAACGCCCTGTTCCCAGTCGATGCCGGAAAGTGTCCGAAACTGGTTGCGTATCTACAACGTTTGGAAAAGAACATGCCGAGCTACAAGGAGCTGAACTCGGATCGTGCAGCCGAAGCGGTCGATTTCTTCAAGCAGAAGCTGGAAGAAAACAAAAAGAagtgaataaaaataaatatggcATCACTGGGTGggtgattttctaaaataaaactcAGTCTATGTTTGTTTTCTTTCTTTATCAGTCGTTCGAATTCATTTCTGCGGTAGTAAAAATGATAACAAGCAGATTATTGCCGAACGTTGCTCGATTCACCATTGGAACGCAAGCTTCCATTGCAGCAGGGATGGCCACCAATACTCCCCGAATTAAGCTCTACACCAACCCAATCAGTCCACCGGGGCGATCGGTAGAACTTACGGCGAAGGCGATCGACCTTGACATTGAAGTCATTGCCATCGATCTTCTGGGGAACGACACCCTTAAACCGGACTACCTGCTCAAGAACCCCCAGCACACGATCCCTATGATCGACGACGAAGGTAAGTTCATTTGGGACAGCCAGGCGATCAACGTGTACCTTACGACCGTCTACGGACGCAATGAAGATCTCTATCCGAACGATCCCTTCGTACGCGCCAAGGTGAACGCCGGTCTACACTTCAACTCCGGGGTGCTTTTCAGCCGGCTGAAGCTGTTGATCGTAAGTTTGATGTTCCAGGTATTCTGAACACATCCCTCATGTAACTCTCAACCACAGTCCCCAGTAATCCGAGGATTCAAACAAATCCTGGACCCCGAGAAAGTCGAGTATTTCCACATCGGTCTCCAGTTGTTCGAGGATACGCTACACGACGATTACTACATTGGCAATCGGATGACCTTGGCTGATTTGAGCTGCGTTTCGTCGGTCTCCAGCTTCGACGCCGTTCTGCCAATCAGTCGCGAGAAGTACCTATAATAAACGATGCTCTTGCGTAACTGCGAGAAACTCAAGTGCGGTGTGTTTATGATTTgcgtttttttgtttttgtagatTTCCAAAAACTGTCGACTGGTTGAGACGGATGGAACAGTTGCCGTATTACAACGAGGCAAACGGAAATGGAGCTCGGCAGTTGGCGAAGGTTGTGGAGAGCTTCCTGAAATGAATGGACAATGGACAACGGTTTCGAATCATTGAGGGACTGTGACGTTATGCTTTTAAAAATGAGTGATGATTCTTTAAACGTCTGTTTGGACTTGTTGCATTTGATAAGTAACATAAAGTTGTGAAGTTTGATGTGTTCAAAAGTGCATTTAGATAATCCCCAGCATGTCAATATGGCACGGGATAACTAAACTAGTTAATCAAATCTTCCAAGTTGTAAGTTTTATGAATACTGAATaaattttgaacaattttaatgtttgtttccGTATTCTTACAGATTGTGATTTTTGTGAATTAAATGTATCTAAGAGTTAATCGATCAAAAAAAATCTAGATGATCTAAAAGTTAATATATATAAAAGCATGAGAAGACTTGAGTACTGTGCCAGAAACTCACTTGGGTTGGCGCACTTGAACTGTTAAAGTTTCGCTCTTCAATCTCTGATATCAATAAAAAGAGCACCTAAAAAgggagaaaaaaaataattttgattttttcagtttctccgtgtattcTCCAGGCCAGTGGAAAAAATCGCCCActggggggcgaaaatcaggccgaagggggcgaaaatcagaccgaagggggcgaaaatttaaaAAACCAAAATAGGGGGAGAAAATGCCAAAAATGAGGGggcgttttttttaaatagttgagatatatcaaaagtattgaaatacaAGTCCAGAATATCAAATGAACCAATTAATCTACTTGACATTTCAGGATTTAttgtttctaggattattgaaaaatgtctccTCCGAGATCGACTACATTTTACATAATTTTCGAAGATTATGGGAATCACCAGGGATTGAGACCGTAAGTTTAAGAATCCACCATATTGTatataaacatttgtgtatccaatgCTTTGTTAATGTGGATACACGAtggatgttggctcctgtcagaacCATTAGGTGGGAATAGGATTACCATATACGTGATGTGAACTTTTTATTagcaaaattccaaaaaaataagtaaattttACACCCAAACGAatttccggaacaattcctagtgaTACTGGAGAtccaaaaaataagaaacttcttTTGCGAAAATTCATGATTGATTTTTGTCCAAATTATGAAAGGAACAGTTTTTTTCTTAATAAGAAAGTTTTGCTATTGATTTATAtgcgtttttctaatgaaaatatcaattaaaatcatgaagtttaagaTGAATCTGAGAACACTTTTTGAATGAAAGTCgtcacacattgtttgaaaatatttcagatacacgggtaaaaatccgaaacccaaaacatgacgaaaaagtcataaaatcatgaaatatgtcGCTTCATGACAACATGACCACAAGTCATATTATCATGCCAAAAACGACGAATGTCATAactattttttacaattttcataaaaaaagtcaTGGTTGACGAAGACGTTACGACAAACTTTTACTTGTTAATCTTTATGCAACATTATGATGCTGATTCATAGATCCATGCCGCTGTGTCATAAAACCATGAAATAGCGTCAGGAACACACATATATCGCCCAACTATGACGCATTTTGCCAGTTTCGGGTTCCGGAATTTTGCCCGGGTAAgctcctcggaggaattccaaacattGTTTATTACTAGaagcttttttgaaaattttccacaaattcagcgtCGAATTTCCTCAAAACCGAGTAATGACTGCATGTGTGCATGTCTGTATGACTATTTATTTGACAATAAAAAGTTCCCCAATTCATAGGAAGCTTGTGAATTCGCATCTATGGATTCCTAATTTTCCTGATTTGAGTACTCGTGACCAAACATCTCGGGTGTCGAAGAACCACCTTTTAGAATACTACTAAAACATCTGATTGGGGATAGTGTTAAAAAGTGTTTGTAAATGTTCCCAGTCTGTTCTGTTTTGctcgattttgttcaagaatatgtatagcaTGAACctgatttcaaaatgtattgtttAACAAGCAAAAATGAAGTtgaatcatgatttttttttcatatgcagACAATCAGTGCATTTGCATAACAACTCAATAAAAATGAGGGCAATACTAATTTAGATACATTGAATTCCAGTTTTTCCACAGCAGTGTCGAATACTGGGCTTTTAAAAGCTTCCGATAAGCATATTTTCAGCTTTTTatcatggaaaaaataaatctctttaggggggcgaaaatgtttttctcaagttctaagggggcgataccccctaaaagtttgggaaacactgctctAGGCCATTCAAACTTTCATGGAGTCTATGCAGTCATAGTATTTAGTTGGTTTCACAAGAAACAATAACAAcctagtcaaccagtgatcgtataagatgttgcaaaagatgttaaagtgaaggcgatatacgtacattttacaggggatagacaaaatgatcgggacaggcaaaattttcacttttcaaaaaatgctcaattagctgtaacttttcgaaaagtgcatcaaatattttcaaatttttactgtaagttcctcgactagttgtgtatcagtggacaaaatttggaaaagatcggacaattattcacgaagttataaatatttttaaaaaaggtaaaattatccgatagccaactttgagctgttatatctccggattcaatgaaccgaatgcaatgaaattttgtccatttatgacttgtataatgagctatgaaaaaccattgacttaacttaatattcttaacacggaagaaagttataacgattagattatttttctaaaaaaacaccaaattacccaaaacatcaacatcgtttcaaaattcaagaaacaaattatagttcatttagtttccctctaattgacctatatataaatgcgttttgaaggaaagtaacaacatagccgacaataaattgaaaaagtaatgggatgcatattaaaaatagaccaatttactaaaaaatcgtgaaaaaaataaaatcgctataactttttcgcttgttaaaaatttcaagttaagttaaatgttttccagagtttattatatgagtcatgaatggtcaaaatttcattgcaatcggttcattgaatccggagatataacagctcaaagttggctatcggataattttatctttttcaaaaatctttataacttcgtgaaaaattgtccgatcttttccaaattttgtccactgatacacaactagttgaagaacttacagtaaaaatttgagaatatttgatgcacttttcgaaaagttacagctagttgaacattttttggaaagtgaaaattttgcctgtcccgatcattttgtctatcccctgtacatgcgcctaaatggaggcatgcacgcatatggcctccactttatcatcttatgcaacatcttatacgattgctGATTGTCTGGGAATGCATAGCCTGTCAGGATCTGAAAACCTCTTGGTatctcgaagaaattttcaagttaTTCCAGGTCAATCAAACTACCATGAAGTTTAAAATTTCAGTCCTACATTACAGTAGCCTCTTAAGCCTTTAAAGATCAATGAATGTAGGCtcaatgtaccagttatggttctACAtacttgattttcaaccttttacGGAAAGCCTCGTTGCATAAATTACTATTTCCGTCACATTTTCATTATGCATGATCCATGATCCAATCGTTGAACTCTAGCGTTACCTaaactgttagcatgactgccagatttttttttatttcaagggTATTTCAGGTGCGTTCCGGTTCCAAGGGTATTCCagatggtttcagggggttctagcaccgacgaaccgacgtgacagtggtgattcaaaagtgtcccccccaaatttaacggtcgaccagcgaagcgagcgaacgcttctgtcaaattagCGCAGGCGCGAACCTtctcctatatgaatacacgggggtttagagtagacatgggtaactcactcgcgaatcggctcaaagaatcgattcgcaaaaccgagtgagtgagccatgactcttttcaaaagagttacgattcgcaGACGTTCTTACGGTTACGAAAAGAGTTAGCACTGCCCGCTTAATAATGATTCGACACAGAGCATCGTAATCTTcgctaattcatattt contains the following coding sequences:
- the LOC115255347 gene encoding glutathione S-transferase 1, with translation MSPITLYTTRRTPAGRAVEITAKLIGVELDVKFIDLSKKEHLTEEFLKLNPQHTVPTIVDNGVALYDSHAIIVYLVQKYAKDDALYPKDLVTQARVNALLHFESGILFARLRGTLEPIFYHGFPEVPQDKLTAIHGAYDLLEATLQSDYLVGNSLTLADVSCSTSLSTLNALFPVDAGKCPKLVAYLQRLEKNMPSYKELNSDRAAEAVDFFKQKLEENKKK
- the LOC109417698 gene encoding glutathione S-transferase 1, translated to MFVFFLYQSFEFISAVVKMITSRLLPNVARFTIGTQASIAAGMATNTPRIKLYTNPISPPGRSVELTAKAIDLDIEVIAIDLLGNDTLKPDYLLKNPQHTIPMIDDEGKFIWDSQAINVYLTTVYGRNEDLYPNDPFVRAKVNAGLHFNSGVLFSRLKLLISPVIRGFKQILDPEKVEYFHIGLQLFEDTLHDDYYIGNRMTLADLSCVSSVSSFDAVLPISREKFPKTVDWLRRMEQLPYYNEANGNGARQLAKVVESFLK